The Chloroflexota bacterium genome includes a window with the following:
- a CDS encoding flippase-like domain-containing protein, which yields MTEQILTPPAPASHRGQLISGTLYLVLAILAIGVVLPQFLGSDRDRLAPLLQTARPELLALALALETLRYIGFGLVVRQIAKLLGRTIPPADTAQMMLASYALSRIFSLGGAMAFIVRMQFFLRHGLSAGRTLALFITHNVLSGAALFVTYLVGVSVLWSRSELEGARLWLALGWTVVVIGAAAVQIALGLYPGLPERIFQRVLGVVQARAPFLVRHAIALGGLTSLALCAGGVVAYFQSASGWTQVAALVWAAVFLVVTGMHGLIARNERIHRILRVALARRLPMVLRSGWFHPDASRQFAGELAAGTRASFGQPGGLARAFVFQAGGLAADVVTLIVVAQALQIPMSAPLIVAAYIIAYYAQLIAPTPGEAGAMEFALLGVLAGLGLPALQAAALTLLFRFISFWLPIPVGVICYFNLKRQGKI from the coding sequence GTGACCGAGCAGATCCTCACGCCGCCTGCACCCGCCAGCCACCGCGGGCAGTTGATCAGCGGCACACTGTACCTCGTTCTGGCGATCCTCGCCATCGGCGTCGTGCTGCCGCAGTTTCTGGGCAGCGACCGCGACCGGCTGGCGCCGCTTTTGCAGACCGCGCGGCCGGAGCTGCTGGCGCTCGCGCTGGCGCTCGAGACGCTCCGCTACATCGGCTTCGGGCTCGTCGTGCGGCAGATCGCCAAGCTGCTCGGGCGCACGATCCCGCCGGCCGACACGGCGCAGATGATGCTGGCCTCGTACGCGCTCAGCCGCATCTTCTCGCTGGGCGGCGCGATGGCGTTCATCGTGCGCATGCAGTTCTTCCTGCGGCATGGCCTCTCGGCCGGACGCACGCTGGCGCTATTCATCACCCATAACGTCCTGAGCGGCGCGGCGCTATTTGTCACCTATCTGGTCGGGGTCTCCGTGCTCTGGTCACGCAGCGAACTGGAGGGCGCGCGGCTCTGGCTCGCGCTCGGCTGGACGGTGGTGGTGATTGGCGCGGCGGCGGTGCAGATCGCGCTGGGGCTGTATCCGGGTCTGCCGGAGCGAATTTTCCAGCGGGTGTTGGGAGTTGTGCAGGCGCGCGCACCATTCCTTGTCCGGCACGCGATTGCATTGGGCGGGCTGACCAGCCTGGCGCTGTGCGCGGGCGGTGTCGTCGCGTATTTTCAGTCCGCGTCGGGTTGGACTCAGGTCGCCGCGCTGGTCTGGGCGGCGGTCTTCCTCGTTGTCACGGGCATGCACGGGCTGATCGCGCGCAACGAGCGCATACACCGGATCCTGCGGGTGGCGCTGGCGCGGCGGCTGCCGATGGTGCTGCGCAGCGGGTGGTTTCACCCCGACGCGTCGCGCCAGTTCGCCGGCGAACTGGCGGCGGGCACGCGCGCCTCGTTCGGGCAGCCGGGCGGGCTGGCGCGCGCCTTCGTGTTTCAGGCCGGCGGATTGGCGGCCGACGTCGTCACGCTGATCGTGGTCGCGCAAGCGTTACAGATACCAATGTCCGCGCCGCTGATCGTCGCCGCTTACATAATCGCGTATTACGCGCAACTAATCGCGCCGACGCCGGGCGAAGCGGGCGCGATGGAGTTCGCGCTGCTTGGCGTGCTGGCCGGGCTCGGGCTACCGGCGCTGCAGGCCGCCGCGCTGACGCTGCTGTTCCGCTTTATCTCGTTCTGGCTGCCGATCCCCGTCGGCGTCATCTGTTACTTCAACCTCAAGCGACAGGGCAAGATTTAG